Genomic segment of Apium graveolens cultivar Ventura chromosome 7, ASM990537v1, whole genome shotgun sequence:
TGAGATATTAATTTTAACCGTACAATTCAAACTTAGTTTTGGGGTTGATGGTGTAGACTATCAAATGGAGATAAGGGCATGGGTAGTGCAGACTTTGAAGGAATTCAAGAACTATATCTTTTACGGTGAGGTTCTTAATACTTGTTTTAGATAGTCAGATTTTATTTCATAAAAAGATATTTCATATATGACCCTTAGTCCCAGATGGAAATGTGGGGAAACTTGTTCAGAATATAAGCTTAAATATGAGTGCCAAATGCATCTCCAATCATGATCTTGTGGGGGCCTCGTCGGGGTTGTTGATAACCCAAGTTGGATGCATTTGGGACAGTGTACATCAGGCTAATGTTGGATTTAGGATAGACCCAAATTTTAAATCATGACTCGGGGTTTGACCCAAGTTGTTATATATGGTATCAAAGCCATCTCTCGGAAGCTTCTTGATACAAGTTATCGGAGGTGGGGCATAAAGGTTGGTTCTTGGTGGTATTATCCCATAGTGGCAGTGATTCAGAAGTGGGGACACCAAGCCAGCTTGTATTATCCCCCACAATGGTTATTTGTGTTACTTGTATGGAGCATATGATGTATATTATGCAACCTTGTAATGAACAATGAGGCTTTTAGTTTATTTGATACTGCTTAACAAGATTATACTACAAATAGCTATTTTAGGTTGTTCAACTTTTAACACATGGTGCAAATAAAGTAATTGTAATGCAAATGATCTTTCTAAGAGCATCATATTGTGGCTAGAAATTAGGGATCATACACACACTTTAATCAGGTATAGTTGGGACCCAGAACCAAACATAGATCTTGCTTCCTTTCTTTTCCTTCAAGATTATTATTGAATAGAGAAGAGCTTACATACGTCTCTCTTGACATATCTTTATTATGTTTTCCAGTATAGATACCATCTTAGTCTAGAAGTTTCCTAGAGAAACAAATCTCAACTTCTCTGACTAGGACAAAGGAACCAGAGAAGTACCCTGTATTAGGTACCACAACTGACGAATGTCTGATCTGTAATATAACTAGGAAAAATTGGACTGTTCTTTGAACTAGAATAAATTGAATCTTAACCATAACTATTTGTATTGTGCCTTGCTCTTTCACTTGCAGCAAATATTATTATGTTATCTTCTATGGTCTAGAAATAGGCTGTCAGTGGGCCTTGTAGAAGACTGGTTTACATTCCCCGTGCCATTTTTTAGTCGTAGATATATATATTCCAACATCAACTAAAAAtcatattatttaaattttttatttttcatgtTGACATGCGATTTGATAATTCTGTATGCAATCCACAATTCTAACACTAGAAGAACTATTGGTTCCTTTTCTGACATTTATAGTTTTTACCTCATTTTTTGGaagttttatttttaatattccaTTTGCATTATCCTTATTTGTCGTTGGTGTTGCCTGTCAGATATGCTTCTCAGAATGATGTTGGAGCCAAGTTTGCCTGTTACCACCTTATTGGTTAGTATTCTTATGCTTTCATGTAGACTCGGTAGTTGGTAGCAGAGGCATAGTTACTAAGGACTGAAAAGGTCCTCTGGGGTACCCTCACTTTTCAgccttttttaaaaaataaaagtTAAAGCTTATTGCATGTTCACGATTGATGCTTGTACTCACATGCCTAATGACCTAATTATACATGTATCCATATTTGAGTTCATAATTTgctattatttaatttaattaaatgtTCAGTAGTAAATTATCTACTGAAATATCTATTAAATGGTAAATTTATTATTCAAATGTATAATTAGCAAATAAATAATCTCACATTTTTACATCATAACTCACTTGTCTTCATTATCCTTCACTAAATAAATAGCATTTTTCTTGTTAATTTTCTAGTATTGTTTCTTAATTCTGTCGTGCTCatattattaatttctaattttttgtTTTACGTTTAGATTAACGAAGTATTTTCTGCCTAGTATAAATTTTAACTCCCCCATAATCAAACGTCTGACTCCGCTACTGCTTGGTATTAGTTTGATGCTAAATGTCATTTACTGACTGATTGTTATATGAAGTACACACCAATACCTTAGGAGTGTCTTTAGCCTCCATCAAACACAAATAGATTAGTTTTGCCTTTGAGCTGGTCACTAGGCTGCTGTTTCCTATGAATGTCCGAATTTCCAAACCCGGTACTTCTACAAAAAATTAGACATCTATttcctgcataaatgaaattaCATGGAATATTGTACTCGATGTCAGATACTGGAATATATCCTTCAATAACATGTTTCATGTTCGCAGAGTTCTGAGGAAGAAATACCTTTAAGACGGGTGCTATACGATGCTGTTTTGCTGGGCGAACTTCCATTCTTAAAATCTGGTAGGTTCAGTCAGCTGCATGAAAGCCACTTAAAAAATATCTTCTTGGCATGGCTTCTTGTTGCAGACAATGCCATAGATTTTGCGAGGTACATGATTACTTGACTTGATTACGGTTTTAGCAAAGATGCAAAGACAACATaccaaaatattttataatagtTAAGAGATATTTTGGACCACAGGGAGCATGTAGCAGCGCAAGACGCCATAATCGTTTCTTACACAGATGCTTTCTCTAGATCTGACATTCCTAACATGCTAATTGAATTGGTAGCGAATCAAATCGGGATGAAGGAGAAACTTAGTAGGCCAAATACAACCACTCCTAAATCTCTTATTAGTAAGTTTGTTTATTTATGCgcttttatttgaataaaaatttatGTTTTGGTCCCGTCATTAGATTCTTATTGTGCTACATATTTTTACGTAGATGACAAGCCTTCAATCTTCCTCGCCCCTTCTCTTCACTCCCcttattttatttagttttgtTAGGCAAAGTGATCTTGCTGCGTATGTTAATTAAACATACATGCTTCGTGAAGAAATGAGACTGTTCTGTCTTTTGGTATTTCAAAAGCAATTTTTTCTCTGTATGTCATATATATATAGGCTTAATTTTGGTATCTTTAGTGAAGATATAACTTAAATATAAATTTTCTTTAGAATGGAATATGACTTGAGCTACATTATTTTCAGAATGGCTATTGAGCCTCCAGGATCATGGGATTAGAGTTTTTGAAGATTGTTCTACATTACATGCTAAAGCTATTATGTGCAGTTTAAGACAAGACTATGGACTCCTTGGATTCAAATCGGCTGGTGATTATCCTACCCCACACACCTTCCTTGACTTGAATGGGGCTAACAAGGTTTGTGTGGATCAGGAGATGGTTCACTCTTTACATAGTCCGATTTCGACTGTTGCTTGTGCAGTGAATTTAACATCAACACATGGGAGAAGGAAACGTGATGAAGAAATGAACGAAGAGGAACCGCAAGCTAAGATTGTAAAGTGTGATTTTCGTAATTCTCCAGTCACTGTTATTTCCTTGCCTCCTGCCTTTGGCGACCCTTTGATTAGTGGAAGCCAGGGTTACAATACAGCAAGCGGATTGGGTACGGGGGATGAGAAGAAAAGAAGTCCTGATGATGCTGACGAGGAGATGGAAGATATAGAATGAAAGAAAGAATCTGATGCAGCTCTCATGCGTAGAAACTAATATTAGCCAAATCTATTATATGTTTTCTTCAGTAGAGGGTTAAAAAGACAGATTCAGTAGAGGTTTTGGACAACTTGCTGTGCACCGTTTCCATAAACAGCATATGTAACCTCCTCTGTGTTTTGTTTGTACTGGAGAATGCACAATGCAAACTTTTTATCCTTTGCTGCATATGTAGCAAACTAATTGCTTTGTCTTCTAGAGGATGCAGAAGATACTTctgttattttatttttactttttaatGTTATGGAAAAATTGATACTTGCTTATTATTTCTTGGATGATTAAAATATCATGTAATTCTATTTAGCCTGCAGGATGTGTGAAGGGCTAGCCTTATATTATAAATGAAACTTATGCTGCATGTTTCTGACAGTGAACAAATGTGCTTGCACATAAATGGTTTAACTAGCCATAAACTATTTCACTTAAAATCCAACCGAGTCATATATAATCGCGATtatatagataattatttacaGTTACATATAATGATGTCCTGAACTTGAGCGATGAGTTACATATCAAGCAATTGCAGCCTACATATATGTAATATGACCATATTTTCTCGGTTAAATCATCCTAAACCGATGTCCGTCAATGCTTACTCTATGATGGCTATTAATTTCTTCACTGTTCTGATGGCCTTTCCTCCTGTTCATCTCCGAGTACATCTCGTCTATCATTGGTTTCCATAGCCGAACTCGAGCATTTATAAACCAATTGGACACCTGATTATGGGCAGTTACAGGTCAAAGGAGATGCAGTATTGAACTTTAGAACAAGGCAGATGATT
This window contains:
- the LOC141671962 gene encoding uncharacterized protein LOC141671962 isoform X1, which produces MAPLKMNIPTTYTIVKPSLTKDDEMMLTDSIKMLMKELQSDVPDLFNFQAHSLRLYKKFDDPPFEIICYNLAMLYHFYMCIRKDPVYVAKELFEMSRLLSIPCNALKKVAVIAPIIQVLHKSCVGLSKADVFLGREIKNLLERIVSYIVLYCGMEDQKREIEKLSYCFKDLMHVWTVNQVESDRKPVDYLRLFFPLLTDEVRHQLSVCYKTDCLAAVVMVEILILTVQFKLSFGVDGVDYQMEIRAWVVQTLKEFKNYIFYDMLLRMMLEPSLPVTTLLSSEEEIPLRRVLYDAVLLGELPFLKSGRFSQLHESHLKNIFLAWLLVADNAIDFAREHVAAQDAIIVSYTDAFSRSDIPNMLIELVANQIGMKEKLSRPNTTTPKSLIKWLLSLQDHGIRVFEDCSTLHAKAIMCSLRQDYGLLGFKSAGDYPTPHTFLDLNGANKVCVDQEMVHSLHSPISTVACAVNLTSTHGRRKRDEEMNEEEPQAKIVKCDFRNSPVTVISLPPAFGDPLISGSQGYNTASGLGTGDEKKRSPDDADEEMEDIE
- the LOC141671962 gene encoding uncharacterized protein LOC141671962 isoform X2, which encodes MVVLSHSPGYEAILKDSINHFITESRKGEKCFMAERMILHRVIQTMDDPPLEFIWFYAALTFNSSSLYFQEPCNKVVVLKDLFQLIVSCSEPCSGVQRIAVLAPVLYILCSCWKREVCVRGEIEGLVERIGSYISICCVECFEGEGDVVLGDNLIGNFVDLVRVWNVDQIGKGMVLGDALRLFFPLLSDEVRNQVDARCGMGVLAGVVMVQFFLLRLCLRVSRKEKQGDLKLSLYQAVGGFQNSCFHDMLLRMMLEPSLPVTTLLSSEEEIPLRRVLYDAVLLGELPFLKSGRFSQLHESHLKNIFLAWLLVADNAIDFAREHVAAQDAIIVSYTDAFSRSDIPNMLIELVANQIGMKEKLSRPNTTTPKSLIKWLLSLQDHGIRVFEDCSTLHAKAIMCSLRQDYGLLGFKSAGDYPTPHTFLDLNGANKVCVDQEMVHSLHSPISTVACAVNLTSTHGRRKRDEEMNEEEPQAKIVKCDFRNSPVTVISLPPAFGDPLISGSQGYNTASGLGTGDEKKRSPDDADEEMEDIE